From a single Paraburkholderia sp. D15 genomic region:
- a CDS encoding porin — MNTSISSALKTTLKATACAALLACASSAFAQSSVQLYGQVDEWVGVQKFPANKSATVVSGGGMSTSYWGMKGAEDLGGGYKAIFTIEGFFLAQNGQYGRFTGDSMFSRNAYVGIESPYGTVTAGRLTTPLFVSTILFNPFIDSYVFSPMVAHTYLGLGTFPTYNTDQGVTGDSGWNNAVSYATPNFNGLSATAMYGLGNTTQNGAKKWSGQVLYFHGPFAATAVYQYVNFNNVPSDLGSFAASGVPGLKSQSVAQVGASYDLKFVKFYGQYMYTYNEQQISSWHVNTGQGGASVPVGPGTVMASYAYSRDGGGLNQTRQTAAIGYDYPLSKRTDVYAAYMYDHITNESSGNTYGVGLRAKF, encoded by the coding sequence ATGAATACAAGCATCAGCAGTGCGCTGAAGACCACCCTCAAGGCCACTGCATGCGCCGCTTTGCTGGCTTGCGCATCGTCCGCTTTCGCGCAATCGAGCGTGCAGTTGTACGGTCAGGTCGACGAATGGGTCGGCGTGCAGAAATTCCCGGCCAACAAGAGCGCGACCGTCGTGTCCGGCGGCGGTATGTCGACGTCGTACTGGGGCATGAAGGGCGCTGAGGATCTGGGTGGCGGCTACAAGGCGATCTTCACGATCGAAGGCTTCTTCCTCGCGCAGAACGGTCAGTACGGCCGCTTCACGGGCGACTCGATGTTCTCGCGTAACGCGTACGTCGGTATCGAATCTCCGTACGGTACGGTCACGGCCGGTCGTCTGACGACGCCGCTGTTCGTCTCGACGATCCTGTTCAACCCGTTCATCGACTCGTACGTGTTCTCGCCGATGGTGGCGCATACGTACCTCGGCCTCGGCACGTTCCCGACGTACAACACGGATCAGGGCGTGACCGGCGACTCCGGCTGGAACAATGCCGTGTCGTACGCGACGCCGAACTTCAACGGCCTGAGCGCGACCGCCATGTACGGTCTGGGCAACACGACGCAGAACGGCGCGAAGAAGTGGAGCGGCCAGGTGCTGTACTTCCACGGCCCGTTCGCGGCAACCGCGGTGTATCAGTACGTGAACTTCAACAACGTGCCGAGCGACCTGGGCAGCTTCGCGGCGTCGGGCGTCCCCGGCCTGAAGAGCCAGAGCGTCGCGCAGGTGGGCGCGTCGTACGATCTGAAGTTCGTGAAGTTCTACGGCCAATACATGTACACGTACAACGAACAGCAGATCTCGAGCTGGCACGTGAACACTGGCCAGGGCGGCGCGTCGGTGCCGGTCGGTCCGGGTACCGTGATGGCGTCGTACGCCTACTCGCGCGACGGCGGCGGTCTGAACCAGACCCGTCAGACGGCAGCGATCGGCTACGACTACCCGCTGTCCAAGCGTACGGACGTCTACGCGGCGTATATGTACGACCACATCACCAACGAGTCGAGCGGCAACACGTACGGCGTCGGTCTGCGCGCGAAGTTCTAA
- a CDS encoding LysR family transcriptional regulator, whose protein sequence is MDTLVSMKVFRHVVEVGSFVGAAEKLEMSAAMASKHVMHLEQQLGARLLNRTTRRVAPTEAGREYYERLSQALTELEEAGQVVGAASVVPQGRLRVSSLSAFGLSHVMAAVADYAAQYPQVTVDITLSDRVVELIDEGFDVAIRASPSGLKSSSLIARQIATAHLVLCASPAYLKRHGTPKTVAELARHNYLQYAGVSTLEIPLTAGDAAPRVRLSGNLIVNHLEAQRVIVLQGAGIAMLGTEVIGDDLAAGRLVPLLVDDVPPRELPIHVVYASRRHLSAKVRSFVDFLAERFANESLWPSLEQIRAMAVR, encoded by the coding sequence ATGGATACCCTCGTCAGCATGAAAGTGTTCCGCCATGTGGTGGAGGTCGGCAGCTTCGTCGGCGCGGCGGAGAAACTGGAGATGTCGGCGGCGATGGCGAGCAAGCACGTGATGCACCTCGAGCAGCAGCTCGGCGCGCGTCTGCTGAACCGCACCACGCGGCGCGTCGCGCCTACCGAGGCGGGCCGCGAATACTACGAACGCCTGAGCCAGGCGCTGACCGAACTCGAGGAAGCCGGCCAGGTGGTCGGCGCGGCAAGCGTGGTGCCGCAAGGACGGCTGCGGGTGTCGTCGCTGTCGGCATTCGGTCTGAGTCACGTGATGGCCGCCGTGGCCGACTACGCGGCGCAGTATCCGCAGGTCACCGTCGACATCACGCTGTCCGACCGTGTGGTCGAACTGATCGACGAGGGCTTCGACGTCGCGATCCGGGCGTCGCCGAGCGGGCTGAAGTCGTCGTCGCTGATCGCGCGGCAGATTGCGACCGCGCATCTGGTGCTGTGCGCGTCGCCGGCCTATCTGAAGCGGCACGGCACGCCGAAGACGGTCGCCGAACTCGCGCGCCACAACTACCTGCAATACGCGGGCGTCTCGACGCTGGAAATTCCGCTGACCGCCGGCGACGCCGCGCCGCGCGTGCGGCTATCGGGCAATCTGATCGTCAATCATCTGGAGGCGCAGCGGGTGATCGTGCTGCAAGGCGCGGGCATCGCGATGCTGGGCACCGAGGTGATCGGCGACGATCTGGCCGCCGGGCGCCTGGTGCCCTTGCTGGTGGACGACGTGCCGCCACGCGAGCTGCCGATTCACGTGGTCTACGCGAGCCGGCGGCATCTGTCGGCGAAGGTGCGCTCGTTCGTCGATTTCCTGGCGGAGCGGTTTGCGAACGAATCGTTGTGGCCATCGCTGGAGCAGATCAGGGCGATGGCCGTGCGGTGA
- a CDS encoding nitronate monooxygenase family protein — translation MALPAVLQKLALPVVASPMFIVSYPELVLAQCKAGIVGSFPALNARPAELLDEWLTQIQTQLAEHKAAHPDAIIGPIAVNQIVHQSNTRLEHDVRVCVEHKVPIFITSLRAPAREIVDAVHSYGGIVLHDVINLRHAQKALEAGVDGLILVASGAGGHAGTTSPFALVGEVRRIFDGPIILSGSIANGGSILAAQAMGADLAYMGTRFIATKEAHAVDSYKQAIVNSTASDIIYTNLFTGVHGNYIRESIVNAGLDPDALPESDKTKMNFGSDKAKAWKDIWGAGQGVGLMDDVPSVGELVQRLKQEYDDAKARLAIAR, via the coding sequence ATGGCATTGCCCGCCGTTCTGCAAAAACTCGCGCTGCCCGTCGTCGCCTCGCCGATGTTCATCGTCAGCTATCCCGAGCTGGTGTTGGCTCAATGTAAGGCCGGCATCGTCGGTTCGTTTCCCGCGCTGAACGCGCGCCCGGCCGAACTGCTCGACGAATGGCTCACGCAGATCCAGACGCAGCTTGCCGAGCACAAGGCCGCCCATCCCGATGCGATCATCGGCCCGATCGCCGTCAACCAGATCGTCCATCAGTCGAACACGCGGCTCGAACACGACGTGCGCGTATGCGTCGAGCACAAGGTGCCGATCTTCATCACGAGCCTGCGTGCGCCGGCGCGCGAGATCGTCGACGCGGTGCACAGCTACGGCGGCATCGTGCTGCACGACGTGATCAATCTGCGCCATGCGCAGAAGGCGCTCGAAGCGGGCGTCGACGGTCTGATCCTGGTCGCCTCGGGCGCCGGCGGCCACGCGGGCACGACCTCGCCGTTCGCGCTGGTTGGCGAAGTGCGGCGCATTTTCGACGGTCCGATCATCCTGTCGGGCTCGATCGCCAACGGCGGCTCGATCCTCGCCGCGCAAGCGATGGGCGCGGACCTCGCGTACATGGGCACGCGCTTCATCGCGACGAAAGAGGCGCACGCGGTGGACAGCTACAAGCAGGCGATCGTCAACTCGACGGCCTCGGACATCATCTACACGAACCTGTTCACGGGCGTGCACGGCAACTACATCCGCGAGAGCATCGTCAATGCCGGGCTCGATCCGGACGCGCTGCCGGAATCGGACAAGACCAAGATGAACTTCGGCAGCGACAAGGCGAAGGCGTGGAAAGACATCTGGGGCGCGGGCCAGGGCGTCGGTCTGATGGACGACGTGCCGAGCGTCGGCGAACTGGTGCAGCGTCTGAAGCAGGAATACGACGACGCGAAGGCGCGGCTCGCGATCGCGCGTTAA